One segment of Anatilimnocola aggregata DNA contains the following:
- a CDS encoding DUF1501 domain-containing protein: MNPTTLVDSFSRRTFLGRGACGIGYAALASLLNPMGGAQRGSYAADGSADPRQSLGMLKRLHHAPRAKRVIFLTMAGGPSHLETFDYKPKLAEMHGQPMPESFTKGQPIAQLQGKELKCFGPQHAFKKFGESGQFISEIFPNIGTLADDICIVNSLRTQAINHDPAHTFFNTGSTISGRPAMGSWLTYGLGAVTQNLPGFVVLTSTGKFGQAQPIASRQWHSGFLPSRFQGVELRGKGDPVLYVNRPAGVSASQQQDVVEAAAKLNQLHGQAVDDPEIATRIAQYELAFKMQSSVPELMDVADEPQAVLDAYGTKGGDGTFAANCLLARRLAERGVRFIQLYHRDWDHHGGVKDQIAGTAKEVDGPCAALINDLKARDMLKDTLIVWTGEFGRTPMAQGNGRDHHIKGFSMWLCGGGIKGGITYGKTDELGYNAVEDIVEVHDLHATLLHLLGVDHERLTFFSQGRDFRLTDVSGHVVKPILA, translated from the coding sequence ATGAACCCGACAACACTGGTCGATTCCTTTTCTCGTCGTACTTTCCTTGGTCGCGGCGCTTGCGGCATTGGTTATGCCGCGCTGGCGTCGCTGCTCAATCCAATGGGCGGCGCGCAGCGGGGGAGTTACGCGGCGGATGGTTCCGCCGACCCCAGGCAGTCGCTCGGCATGCTCAAGCGACTGCATCACGCGCCGCGGGCGAAGCGCGTGATCTTTTTGACGATGGCCGGCGGGCCGTCGCACCTGGAAACTTTCGATTACAAGCCCAAATTGGCCGAAATGCATGGCCAGCCGATGCCCGAGTCGTTTACCAAGGGTCAGCCCATTGCGCAGCTGCAAGGCAAAGAGCTGAAGTGCTTTGGCCCGCAGCATGCATTCAAAAAGTTTGGCGAGAGTGGCCAGTTCATCTCCGAGATTTTTCCCAACATTGGCACTCTGGCCGACGACATTTGCATCGTCAATTCGCTCCGTACGCAGGCCATCAATCACGACCCGGCCCACACATTCTTCAACACGGGGAGCACCATCAGTGGTCGCCCCGCAATGGGCTCGTGGCTCACTTATGGTCTCGGTGCCGTCACGCAGAACCTGCCCGGCTTCGTGGTGCTTACCTCCACGGGCAAGTTCGGCCAGGCCCAGCCGATCGCTTCGCGGCAATGGCATAGCGGCTTCTTGCCCAGCCGCTTTCAAGGTGTCGAGCTCCGCGGCAAAGGCGATCCGGTCCTTTATGTGAATCGTCCCGCGGGCGTCTCTGCCTCGCAACAGCAAGATGTGGTTGAAGCAGCAGCCAAGCTGAATCAACTGCATGGGCAAGCGGTCGACGATCCCGAAATCGCCACTCGCATTGCGCAGTACGAATTGGCGTTCAAGATGCAGTCGAGCGTGCCGGAATTGATGGACGTCGCCGACGAACCACAAGCCGTGCTCGACGCTTACGGCACCAAAGGTGGCGATGGTACGTTCGCCGCGAATTGTCTTCTCGCACGCCGCTTAGCCGAGCGCGGCGTGCGGTTCATTCAACTTTATCATCGTGACTGGGACCATCACGGCGGTGTGAAAGATCAGATCGCCGGCACCGCGAAAGAAGTCGACGGCCCGTGCGCGGCACTCATCAACGACCTCAAAGCCCGCGACATGCTCAAAGATACGCTCATCGTCTGGACCGGCGAATTCGGCCGCACGCCGATGGCTCAAGGGAACGGACGAGATCATCACATCAAGGGTTTCTCGATGTGGCTCTGCGGCGGCGGCATCAAGGGTGGCATCACCTACGGCAAGACCGACGAGCTCGGTTACAACGCCGTCGAAGACATCGTCGAAGTACACGATCTGCACGCCACGCTCCTGCACTTGCTCGGCGTCGATCACGAGCGGCTCACCTTCTTCTCGCAAGGTCGCGACTTCCGCCTGACCGACGTCAGCGGGCATGTGGTGAAACCGATTTTGGCGTAA
- a CDS encoding non-canonical purine NTP pyrophosphatase — MPDRKVLVMGTRNRKKLGELIDLLEPHGFELRSLADFPNSIEIDETGTTFAKNAALKATLQARHLGHWVLGEDSGLAVDFLKGAPGVYSARFSGEGATDESNNRLLLEKLAGVPLEKRGAHYVCHATLSDPSGQVVAETEDYCRGRILETAAGGGGFGYDPLFEVIECHKTFGELSPAVKSVLSHRSRAIRAIVLKILALVK; from the coding sequence ATGCCGGATCGTAAAGTACTGGTGATGGGAACGCGCAATCGGAAGAAGCTGGGCGAGTTGATCGACCTGCTCGAACCGCACGGTTTTGAACTGCGCTCGCTGGCCGATTTTCCTAACTCGATTGAGATTGACGAAACGGGGACGACCTTTGCCAAGAACGCAGCGCTCAAGGCCACATTGCAAGCCAGGCATCTCGGCCACTGGGTACTGGGCGAAGATAGCGGGCTGGCGGTCGATTTTTTGAAAGGCGCCCCCGGCGTTTATTCGGCCCGCTTCTCGGGCGAAGGGGCGACCGATGAGTCGAACAATCGCCTGCTCCTCGAAAAATTAGCTGGTGTGCCGCTCGAAAAGCGCGGCGCGCACTACGTTTGTCACGCGACGCTCTCCGATCCGAGCGGGCAAGTTGTGGCCGAGACCGAAGACTATTGCCGCGGTCGCATCCTGGAAACAGCTGCTGGCGGCGGTGGCTTTGGTTACGACCCGCTGTTCGAAGTCATCGAGTGCCACAAGACATTCGGCGAGCTATCCCCCGCGGTCAAAAGCGTGCTCAGTCACCGTAGCCGAGCCATTCGCGCCATCGTGCTCAAGATTCTCGCCTTGGTGAAGTAG
- a CDS encoding DUF1559 domain-containing protein — translation MGPCQAAPRRRGSRGFTLVELLVVIAIIGILVSLLLPAVQAAREASRRIKCQNQLKQLALAIENYESSLKLFPASAIVDASITTSFESRTGTMLSWVVLTLPYFEQSALHSKFDFGRTVLDQPNEPQANQINMLLCPSDQTKGRFYQDPSFTNNKVLAKGNYAAFVGPIHVEYQHRYRGVLTSHLPHSHRHLANEGTSNLMMLGEIRTRSNSLDQRGAWAVGWTGATLLSFDMHDQVIETTLGNSGYTPWSASLGQTQRPNNQGSNLDMLYNCPDPAEAQLRKMPCSTYGPGSFQYLSAAPRSHHPAGVNVAYADGHVSILADDVDEFLMARLISVEDGEVISPP, via the coding sequence ATGGGCCCGTGTCAGGCTGCGCCGCGGCGCAGGGGCTCGCGAGGTTTTACGCTCGTCGAGCTGCTCGTAGTGATTGCGATCATCGGCATTCTCGTGTCGTTGTTGCTTCCTGCGGTGCAGGCCGCGCGCGAGGCGAGCCGGCGAATTAAATGCCAGAACCAGTTGAAGCAACTGGCGCTGGCAATTGAGAACTACGAGAGTTCGCTGAAGCTCTTTCCCGCGTCGGCCATTGTCGATGCTTCGATCACGACCAGTTTCGAATCGCGCACCGGCACCATGCTCAGTTGGGTCGTCCTCACGCTGCCGTACTTCGAGCAGTCGGCCTTGCACAGTAAGTTTGATTTTGGCCGCACCGTGCTCGATCAGCCGAACGAGCCGCAGGCCAATCAGATCAACATGTTGCTCTGCCCCAGCGACCAGACGAAGGGGCGCTTCTATCAAGACCCCAGCTTTACGAATAACAAGGTGCTTGCCAAGGGAAATTACGCGGCTTTTGTGGGGCCGATCCATGTGGAATATCAACATCGCTATCGCGGCGTACTCACTTCGCACTTGCCGCACAGCCATCGCCATCTGGCCAACGAGGGGACTTCGAATCTGATGATGCTCGGCGAAATCCGCACGCGCTCGAATTCGCTCGATCAGCGTGGCGCATGGGCTGTGGGTTGGACCGGCGCCACGTTGCTCTCGTTCGATATGCACGACCAGGTGATTGAAACCACGCTTGGCAATAGCGGCTATACACCGTGGTCGGCCAGCTTGGGCCAGACGCAACGACCGAACAATCAAGGTTCGAATTTGGACATGCTCTACAACTGTCCCGATCCGGCCGAGGCCCAACTGCGCAAGATGCCTTGCAGCACTTATGGCCCGGGATCGTTCCAGTATCTCTCGGCCGCTCCGCGCAGCCATCATCCGGCCGGCGTAAATGTGGCCTATGCCGATGGTCATGTGTCGATTCTGGCGGACGATGTCGATGAGTTCCTGATGGCCCGCTTAATCAGCGTGGAAGATGGCGAGGTCATTTCGCCCCCTTAG
- a CDS encoding CinA family nicotinamide mononucleotide deamidase-related protein gives MRAEIISIGDEITSGQRVDTNSAWLSQRLGEFGVPVAFHTTVADHLPDNVQAFRLACERADIVIATGGLGPTADDLTRQAVAEMAGVDLVQDEGALEHIRALFARRKREMPASNLVQALFPRGSRVVPNPHGSAPGIDLTLPRAGRESARLFCLPGVPAEMQEMWQATVAPAVVAMLGKPRVIHHYRVKCFGVGESDLEAMLPDLIRRGRTPTVGITVSKATITLRITAEGESVEIARQSMQPTIDVIHQCLGDLVFGYEEEELQHAVVKQLQQRGQTLAVVEWGTAGLIEHWLGECADCAQVFQGGLVLRDAAGISILSSMAAEMASMLGLHAEPTLSVVAQAARERFGSDYALVIGPFPPAVHMSAEPGSVVLAVAGPGGVATRAVPFTGHPDILKPRAAKQALNLLRLAIAGK, from the coding sequence ATGCGCGCTGAGATCATTTCGATTGGCGATGAAATAACGAGCGGCCAGCGGGTCGACACGAACAGTGCCTGGCTATCGCAACGATTGGGCGAGTTCGGCGTGCCCGTTGCTTTTCACACGACCGTGGCCGATCACCTGCCCGACAATGTGCAGGCCTTTCGCCTGGCCTGCGAACGGGCCGATATCGTCATTGCGACCGGCGGGCTCGGTCCCACGGCCGACGATCTCACCCGGCAAGCAGTGGCCGAGATGGCCGGCGTCGATCTGGTGCAGGACGAAGGCGCGCTCGAACACATTCGCGCGCTCTTCGCGCGGCGCAAACGCGAGATGCCCGCCAGCAATCTGGTACAGGCCCTCTTTCCCCGCGGCAGTCGCGTCGTCCCCAATCCGCACGGCAGTGCGCCGGGCATCGACTTGACTTTGCCCCGCGCGGGTCGCGAATCGGCCCGCCTCTTCTGCTTGCCCGGTGTGCCCGCCGAGATGCAAGAGATGTGGCAAGCGACCGTCGCCCCCGCGGTGGTGGCCATGCTCGGCAAACCGCGGGTGATTCACCACTATCGCGTGAAATGTTTTGGCGTGGGCGAAAGCGATCTCGAAGCGATGCTGCCCGACTTGATTCGTCGCGGCCGCACGCCGACGGTTGGCATCACCGTGAGCAAGGCCACGATCACGCTGCGCATTACTGCGGAAGGTGAGTCAGTAGAGATCGCGCGGCAATCGATGCAGCCCACCATCGATGTGATTCATCAATGCCTGGGTGATCTGGTCTTTGGTTACGAAGAAGAAGAGCTGCAGCACGCGGTGGTGAAGCAATTGCAACAGCGGGGTCAGACGCTGGCCGTAGTCGAATGGGGTACTGCGGGCCTGATCGAGCATTGGCTAGGCGAATGCGCTGACTGCGCGCAGGTGTTTCAAGGTGGATTGGTACTGCGCGATGCCGCGGGAATCTCCATCCTCTCGAGCATGGCCGCCGAGATGGCCAGCATGCTGGGACTGCATGCCGAGCCGACTCTTAGCGTGGTGGCTCAAGCGGCCCGTGAACGTTTTGGCAGTGACTATGCCCTGGTGATTGGTCCGTTCCCCCCCGCCGTACACATGTCTGCCGAACCGGGGAGCGTGGTGCTGGCGGTGGCTGGACCAGGTGGCGTGGCTACACGCGCCGTTCCCTTCACCGGTCATCCCGATATTCTTAAGCCTCGCGCGGCCAAACAAGCGCTCAACCTCTTAAGGCTGGCGATCGCGGGAAAATAG
- a CDS encoding Uma2 family endonuclease has product MIAHSEVMRELLSGTKRLNGGSGGMRMSVEEFRAIEDHELGYRYELIHGVVVVTPPPSPAHANSGDELGYLLRIYADNHPSGGCIDANLPEVEVVTATSVRRPDRCLWVGLGRTPEFDRDVPAIVVEFVSPGKAAYVRDYEDNRDEYLALGCKEYWVIDCFRRTMTVFRSKLPSLTLTEAETFATELLPGFELPIKKLLAAADKFKK; this is encoded by the coding sequence GTGATTGCTCATTCTGAAGTAATGCGCGAATTACTTTCCGGCACGAAGCGACTGAATGGCGGCTCGGGCGGCATGCGAATGTCGGTGGAGGAGTTCAGGGCCATCGAAGACCATGAACTGGGGTATCGCTACGAACTGATTCATGGAGTTGTTGTTGTGACGCCTCCTCCTAGCCCAGCACATGCGAATTCTGGCGACGAACTCGGCTATCTGTTGCGAATCTATGCCGACAATCATCCGAGTGGCGGATGCATTGATGCCAACTTGCCCGAGGTGGAAGTCGTCACCGCAACGAGCGTCCGCCGACCCGATCGTTGTCTCTGGGTCGGCTTGGGACGCACGCCGGAATTTGATCGCGATGTGCCGGCGATCGTGGTCGAGTTTGTTTCGCCGGGCAAAGCTGCCTATGTGCGCGACTATGAAGATAATCGCGATGAGTATCTGGCGCTGGGATGTAAAGAGTACTGGGTCATTGATTGCTTCCGGCGAACGATGACTGTATTTCGAAGCAAATTGCCATCGCTAACTCTCACGGAAGCGGAGACGTTCGCGACAGAATTGCTCCCCGGCTTCGAGTTACCAATCAAGAAGCTGCTGGCGGCAGCAGACAAGTTCAAGAAGTAG
- a CDS encoding PSD1 and planctomycete cytochrome C domain-containing protein, which translates to MKLSPLLSTVVVSLCVLVIAEFSFAADPVGKVNFNRDIKPLLTHRCFTCHGPDEAERKADLRLDLREEALKGAIKPGQGKASDLYERITSTDPELMMPPPTAKKPAFSPAEAELIRRWIDEGAQYDMHWAYVPVTRPATPVVKNQAWPRGDIDRFILAAQEEVNLGPSAAADKRTLLRRLNFDLLGLPPTPPELDAFVKDDSPQAYERVVDRLLASQHFGERLALYWLDVVRYADTGGYHSDNHRDVALYRDYVIQAFNNNKPFDQFTREQLAGDLLPDATSEQRIASGFNRLLQTTQEGGAQPKEYTAKYVADRVRNTASIFMASTMGCSECHNHKFDPFTARDFYSMGAFFADVSERAVGGQEQTKIPTAAQQQQQQELEAQLAVAKQKLTAKTPELIAAQAKWEEEFTAALTDTSSTWLAVKPEKAESSGGAKLEVKDDSSLLSTGKNPAKDNYTITLASDLPKITAIRLEALTDDTLAKKSLSRGNGNFVLSEVEIERVAADGKAERVKIAAAEADYSQPTFPIAQAIDGNASTGWAGNGHMEAKSRTAAFILAEPITLAADERLQVKLLHQSQHAQHNIGRFRLALTTAGKPSLSGSSLPAEIASLLAIQADQRNAKQKETLASYYRDIAPELKPARDEIAKLEQQQKTLVASFPSTLVSMSVAPRTVRILPRGNWLDDSGEVVLPAVPGFLSKSPANPNERLTRLDLANWLLAKDHPLTARVFVNRLWKLYFGRGLSRSLEDFGLQGEYPTHPALLDWLAAEFVESGWDVKHLIKLMVMSNTYQQTSTLSAQSREHDPLNNLFTRQNRWRIEAEMVRDNALAISGLLVTKIGGPSVKPYQPAGYWQYLNFPKREWQNDKGESQYRRGLYTYWQRTFIHPSLAAFDAPSREECTVQRPVSNTPQQALVLLNDPTYVEAARALAGRIVSDGGGDVPSRLTFAYKQTLLREPTAAEAKLLTSLYEKHLEQFKADTAAAEQLQTVGDSKPAAGQDAAELAAWTSIARVLLNLHETIVRN; encoded by the coding sequence GTGAAGCTCTCCCCCCTTCTGTCCACTGTCGTCGTCAGCCTGTGCGTGCTGGTTATTGCCGAGTTTAGCTTCGCCGCCGATCCGGTCGGCAAAGTGAATTTCAACCGCGATATCAAGCCGCTGCTGACGCACCGTTGCTTCACTTGCCACGGCCCGGACGAAGCCGAACGAAAGGCCGACCTGCGGTTGGACCTGCGCGAGGAAGCGCTCAAGGGCGCGATCAAGCCCGGCCAGGGGAAGGCCAGTGATCTGTATGAGCGGATCACCTCGACCGATCCCGAATTGATGATGCCGCCACCAACGGCCAAGAAGCCAGCCTTCAGTCCGGCCGAAGCGGAGTTGATTCGGCGCTGGATCGACGAAGGAGCCCAGTACGATATGCACTGGGCCTATGTGCCGGTCACTCGGCCAGCCACGCCAGTCGTGAAGAATCAAGCCTGGCCGCGCGGCGACATCGATCGCTTTATTCTCGCCGCCCAAGAAGAGGTGAACCTGGGCCCCTCTGCTGCTGCCGATAAGCGGACGCTGCTGCGCCGGCTGAACTTCGATTTGCTTGGCCTGCCACCGACACCGCCGGAACTCGACGCGTTTGTGAAGGACGATTCTCCGCAAGCTTATGAGCGAGTTGTCGACCGACTGCTGGCTTCGCAGCACTTTGGCGAACGGCTGGCCCTCTATTGGCTCGACGTGGTTCGCTATGCCGACACCGGTGGCTACCACAGCGACAACCATCGCGATGTGGCACTTTATCGCGACTACGTCATTCAAGCTTTCAACAACAACAAGCCCTTCGATCAGTTCACTCGCGAACAGTTGGCCGGCGATTTGTTGCCCGACGCTACTTCCGAGCAACGAATCGCTTCGGGCTTTAATCGCCTGTTGCAAACAACGCAGGAAGGTGGTGCCCAGCCCAAGGAGTACACGGCCAAGTATGTTGCCGACCGGGTGCGCAATACAGCCTCGATCTTTATGGCCAGCACCATGGGTTGCAGCGAGTGCCACAATCACAAATTCGATCCCTTCACGGCCCGCGACTTCTACAGCATGGGAGCCTTCTTTGCCGACGTGAGCGAGCGGGCCGTCGGCGGGCAAGAACAAACCAAGATTCCCACCGCTGCGCAGCAACAACAACAGCAAGAACTCGAAGCCCAACTGGCCGTGGCCAAACAGAAACTCACCGCCAAGACCCCTGAATTGATTGCCGCACAAGCCAAGTGGGAGGAAGAATTCACTGCCGCGCTCACCGATACATCGAGCACGTGGCTGGCGGTGAAGCCGGAAAAAGCGGAATCCTCCGGCGGAGCCAAGTTGGAAGTAAAAGACGACAGCAGCCTGCTGAGCACCGGCAAGAATCCGGCGAAGGATAACTACACCATTACGCTCGCGAGCGACTTGCCGAAGATCACCGCGATTCGCCTCGAAGCCTTGACCGACGACACGCTCGCCAAAAAAAGCCTGTCGCGCGGTAATGGCAACTTTGTGTTGAGCGAAGTCGAAATCGAACGGGTCGCTGCTGACGGCAAAGCAGAGCGCGTGAAGATCGCCGCGGCCGAGGCGGACTATTCGCAACCTACGTTCCCCATTGCACAAGCCATCGATGGCAACGCGAGCACCGGCTGGGCTGGGAACGGACACATGGAAGCGAAGTCGCGTACGGCAGCCTTCATTCTGGCGGAACCAATCACGCTCGCAGCTGATGAACGGCTGCAAGTGAAACTGCTCCATCAATCGCAACATGCGCAGCACAACATTGGCCGCTTTCGCCTCGCACTCACAACGGCCGGCAAGCCAAGTCTGAGCGGCAGCAGTTTGCCAGCCGAGATCGCTTCGCTGCTTGCCATCCAAGCCGACCAGAGAAATGCAAAACAAAAGGAAACGCTCGCCAGTTACTATCGCGACATCGCACCCGAACTAAAGCCCGCACGCGATGAAATCGCCAAGCTCGAACAGCAGCAGAAGACGCTGGTCGCTAGTTTTCCCTCGACGCTCGTTTCGATGTCGGTCGCGCCTCGGACAGTGCGCATCTTGCCGCGCGGCAACTGGCTGGATGATTCAGGCGAAGTTGTCCTACCCGCTGTCCCTGGTTTCTTGAGCAAATCGCCAGCGAATCCCAACGAACGCCTAACGCGGCTCGACCTGGCCAACTGGCTGCTGGCGAAAGATCATCCGCTCACCGCGCGTGTCTTTGTGAATCGACTATGGAAGCTCTACTTCGGCCGCGGGTTATCACGATCGCTAGAAGACTTCGGCCTGCAGGGTGAATATCCGACGCATCCGGCGCTGCTCGATTGGCTGGCTGCAGAATTCGTCGAGAGCGGCTGGGACGTGAAGCACCTGATCAAGCTGATGGTGATGTCGAACACCTATCAGCAAACTTCCACCCTGAGCGCGCAATCGCGCGAGCACGATCCGCTCAATAATCTCTTCACGCGACAGAACCGCTGGCGAATCGAGGCCGAAATGGTTCGCGACAATGCCCTGGCGATCAGCGGCTTGCTCGTCACCAAAATCGGCGGCCCCAGCGTGAAGCCGTACCAGCCCGCCGGCTATTGGCAGTACCTCAACTTTCCGAAGCGCGAATGGCAGAACGACAAAGGTGAAAGTCAGTATCGCCGCGGACTCTATACCTATTGGCAGCGAACCTTCATTCACCCCAGCCTGGCCGCCTTCGATGCCCCCAGCCGCGAAGAATGCACGGTGCAGCGCCCCGTTAGCAACACGCCCCAGCAAGCGCTCGTGCTGCTGAACGACCCGACCTACGTCGAAGCAGCCCGTGCGCTCGCCGGCCGCATCGTCAGCGATGGTGGCGGCGATGTACCGAGTCGGCTGACGTTCGCTTACAAGCAAACGCTGCTGCGTGAACCAACTGCCGCTGAAGCCAAGTTGCTCACCAGTTTGTATGAAAAGCATCTCGAGCAATTCAAAGCTGACACTGCCGCTGCAGAGCAGCTGCAAACGGTTGGTGATTCCAAGCCCGCGGCCGGCCAAGACGCTGCCGAACTGGCCGCGTGGACGAGCATTGCCCGCGTGCTGCTGAATTTGCACGAGACGATTGTGAGGAATTAA
- a CDS encoding PSD1 and planctomycete cytochrome C domain-containing protein translates to MARLSRFHCSLSALLTLLVAGGVASRAKAADKSPTPEQLKFFEEKVRPVLAQNCYKCHGEEKQKGDLRLDLHQALLTGGESGPAIVAGKPEESLLIEAVKYESLEMPPDGKLSESEIEILTQWVKIGAPWPKEHGGAGPGLRVVKDKITAADREYWAFQPVRRAALPDVASDTWSRGPIDRFLLARLQTEKLQPAPEAERTTLIRRLSFDLTGLPPTKQQIDEFLADRSPDAYEQLVDRLLARPQHGEHWARHWLDLVRYAESDGYKQDDYRPQAWRYRDYVIRSLNQDKPYTQFIREQLAGDEMEPQTIDGLVATGYMRLGIYEYNQRDVKGQWSVILNDITDVTADVFLGMGMSCARCHDHKFDPILQKDYFALQAFFAPIMPRDDVPVCAPSERTAYEQKLAAWKMRAADILAELDELEKQPLKNAAHSQLNRFPDDVVPFLVDKTDEERTPYEKQLFALAFRQAKAEQEKIDFTKKLTGAKKERWIELREQLKEHNDELPEPPPTAMTVTDVGPQAPTVTVPGKPRLGEVLPAIPTVLCSPEEVGVPTSAGAISFELEKPAKAGTPTTGRRTALANWLGDEANPLTPRVLANRLWQHHFGKGLCESPSDFGRLGVPPSHPKLLDWIAKEFVEKGWNWKNLHRQIVTSSAYRQQSFGPSVTESVRIDPANRLLARMPVRRLTAEQIRDSSLAVAGELSLTIGGPAVEAAKPRRSVYVKVRRNSRDPLLDVFDVADGLSTMPTRNVTTTPIQALLMINGSFMIAKAKAASTFVKNQGKTTSEEQVTNLYLQMLGRKPTDSEHAAALSFLRSPSEDKSERTLSDLAHVLLNSNEFVYVD, encoded by the coding sequence ATGGCTCGCCTCTCTCGCTTCCATTGTTCCCTGTCCGCACTTCTGACACTTCTGGTGGCCGGTGGAGTCGCCTCGCGCGCGAAGGCGGCCGATAAAAGCCCGACTCCCGAACAGCTGAAGTTTTTTGAGGAGAAGGTGCGCCCCGTTTTGGCTCAGAACTGTTACAAGTGCCACGGCGAAGAAAAGCAAAAGGGGGACCTGCGACTCGACTTGCATCAAGCCCTGCTGACAGGCGGCGAATCGGGTCCAGCCATTGTGGCCGGCAAACCCGAAGAGAGCCTGCTCATTGAAGCGGTCAAATATGAATCGCTCGAGATGCCCCCCGACGGCAAGCTGAGCGAAAGTGAGATCGAAATCCTCACGCAATGGGTGAAGATCGGCGCTCCCTGGCCAAAAGAACATGGCGGCGCGGGCCCTGGCCTGCGAGTTGTCAAAGACAAGATCACCGCTGCCGATCGCGAGTATTGGGCCTTTCAGCCCGTTCGCCGCGCAGCCTTGCCCGATGTGGCGAGTGACACTTGGTCGCGCGGGCCCATCGACCGCTTCCTCCTCGCCCGGCTGCAAACCGAAAAGCTCCAGCCTGCGCCCGAAGCTGAACGTACGACCCTGATTCGCCGGCTGTCATTCGACCTCACCGGCCTGCCCCCCACCAAACAACAAATCGACGAGTTCCTCGCCGACCGCAGTCCCGATGCTTATGAACAACTCGTCGACCGCCTGCTCGCCCGCCCGCAGCATGGCGAACATTGGGCCCGCCATTGGCTCGACCTGGTTCGTTACGCCGAATCGGATGGCTACAAGCAAGACGACTATCGTCCCCAGGCCTGGCGCTATCGCGACTACGTCATTCGCTCGCTCAATCAAGACAAGCCGTACACGCAGTTCATTCGCGAGCAGTTGGCCGGTGACGAAATGGAGCCGCAAACCATCGATGGCCTGGTCGCGACCGGCTACATGAGGCTGGGCATCTACGAATACAACCAGCGCGACGTGAAAGGTCAATGGAGCGTCATTCTCAACGACATCACCGATGTCACTGCCGACGTCTTCCTCGGCATGGGTATGAGCTGCGCCCGCTGTCACGATCACAAATTCGACCCAATCCTGCAGAAGGATTATTTCGCGCTGCAGGCGTTCTTCGCGCCGATCATGCCCCGCGATGACGTACCCGTTTGTGCTCCTAGCGAACGAACCGCTTACGAGCAAAAGCTGGCCGCGTGGAAGATGCGGGCCGCGGACATTCTCGCGGAACTCGACGAACTTGAGAAACAGCCGCTGAAGAACGCTGCTCATTCGCAGCTAAATCGTTTTCCCGATGATGTTGTGCCGTTTCTCGTCGATAAAACCGACGAAGAGCGAACACCTTACGAGAAGCAACTCTTTGCCCTCGCATTCCGTCAGGCCAAAGCTGAACAGGAGAAAATTGATTTCACCAAGAAGCTGACCGGTGCGAAAAAAGAACGTTGGATTGAACTGCGCGAACAGCTGAAAGAACACAACGACGAGTTGCCGGAGCCACCTCCCACGGCCATGACGGTGACCGATGTTGGGCCCCAAGCGCCAACAGTGACTGTCCCCGGCAAGCCGCGGTTGGGCGAAGTTCTGCCGGCCATTCCGACCGTCCTCTGCTCGCCGGAAGAGGTTGGAGTCCCGACTTCAGCCGGGGCAATTTCTTTTGAATTGGAAAAGCCGGCTAAAGCCGGGACTCCAACAACGGGCCGGCGCACCGCGCTCGCCAATTGGTTGGGGGATGAAGCCAATCCACTCACGCCGCGCGTGCTGGCCAATCGTTTGTGGCAGCATCACTTCGGCAAGGGACTGTGCGAATCGCCCAGCGACTTCGGCCGCCTGGGTGTGCCGCCCAGCCATCCCAAACTGCTCGATTGGATTGCCAAGGAGTTTGTCGAGAAAGGTTGGAACTGGAAGAATCTGCATCGGCAGATCGTCACTTCTTCCGCCTATCGTCAGCAATCGTTCGGCCCCAGCGTGACCGAGTCGGTGCGGATCGATCCTGCCAATCGCCTGCTCGCCCGCATGCCCGTTCGCCGCCTCACGGCCGAACAGATTCGGGACTCTAGTTTGGCCGTCGCCGGCGAACTTAGTCTCACCATCGGTGGCCCCGCGGTCGAAGCTGCCAAACCGCGTCGCAGTGTCTATGTGAAAGTACGGCGCAACTCGCGCGATCCGCTCCTCGATGTGTTCGATGTGGCCGACGGACTGTCGACGATGCCGACGCGCAACGTCACGACCACACCCATTCAAGCGCTCTTGATGATTAACGGCTCGTTCATGATCGCCAAGGCGAAAGCCGCCAGCACGTTCGTGAAGAATCAAGGCAAGACGACCTCCGAAGAACAAGTGACCAACCTCTACCTGCAAATGCTCGGGCGGAAACCAACCGACAGTGAGCATGCCGCCGCCCTCTCGTTCCTGCGTTCGCCGTCGGAAGATAAGTCCGAACGGACGCTCAGCGACCTGGCTCACGTGCTGCTGAACTCGAACGAGTTTGTGTATGTGGATTAG